DNA sequence from the bacterium genome:
GCGGCGGCGCGGCGTGTGAGGCGGGGCCCCTTAAAGTGTCGGGGGCGGAGACGCTCGCCGACGCGCTCGTCGCCACCGGCTTCCCGTACGACAAACACGAGTCGGCGGTGGACAACGTCGCGAACTTCGGCCGCGTTACCAAACGGGTCATGGGCATCCGGCGGGGCGGCGCGGCGGCGCTGGATTTGGCGTACGTGGCCGCGGGGAGGCTGGACGGGTTCTGGGAGTTGAAACTTTCACCCTGGGATACCGCGGCGGGCGTACTCCTCGTCGCCGAGGCGGGAGGACGAGTGAGCCGCGTCGACGGTTCGGCGTACGTCCCGGGCGACGTAGACGTGGTGGCGACTAACGGCCGCGTTCACGAAGCGCTGTGCGGCCTTTTGAGGCTCGAGGGGTGACCGACGTGGTTAAAAAGAAGGCGAATCCGGCGTACGTACGCGCGGTGATATACGGCGCGTTGTTCGTAATAATTATCGCCTACTTGATATGGAAGGGTGGTTGTTAGGTGAAGGCGAAGGGTATCCTTGCGTTGACGTTGGCCCTGGCCGCGGCCCCGGTACTCGCGGCGACGCTGACGCTCGAGGAGGCGTACGAAAACCTCGCGCGCGGTACGCTGGCGGAGCAGTGCGAGGCCGCGGAGTACCTCGGCGTGGCGGGCGACGAGGCGGCGCTCGAGCCGCTCATCGTCGCGCTATCGGACGAGAACCCCGAGCTTCGTCAGTGCGCGGCCATGGCGCTCGGCGAACTGGGCTCGAGCCGCGCGGTTCCGGCCCTGGCCCGGGCGCTGGGCGACCGCGACCGCGCCGTCCAATGGTTCGCCGCTACGTCGCTGGCCAAACTCGGCGAGCCGGCCGTAAAGATGCTTCTGACGGAGCTGCGGTCCGATGACGAGGACGCCGTGGTGGGCGCGGCCATCGCCCTAGGCCGCATGCGGGAGCGGCGGGCGGTGGGCCCGTTGCTCGAGCTGCTGTCGTCGCCCGACCTCTACGTACGCGAACAGGCCATCGAGGCCCTGGTGGCTATCGGCAAGCCGTCGGTCGGGCCGTTGGTTAAGAAGCTCGGTTCGGCCGACCCGGCCGTGAAGAAGAGCGCCGTCGTGGCGTTGGGCCGGCTGGCGGACGTGGAAGCGGCGGCGGCGCTGGTGAAGCTGCTCGGCGAGCGGGACCTGGTCGCGCGGCACTATGCGATGGTGGCGCTCCGCGGCATGGGCCCGGACGTTTATAATGTATTGGAAGACGCGCTGGCCTCCCGGAACCCGTCCGCCCAGAAGGCGGCTTGCGAGATATTGGGCTTCGCGCGCGACGCCCGGGCTATTGAACCCGTCGCCGCCCTGCTCGACGATGACGACGAGTCGGTCCGGTGGACCGCGGCCAAGACGTTGGGCGCCATCGACGGGAAGTACGCCGTCGCGAACCTGATCCGGGCGCTCCAGGACCCCAGCCCGCGGGTGCGCGAGGTAACGGTCCTCGCGCTGGGTAAGATAGGCCACTTCGACGCCGTGCCGGCCTTGACCACCGTCGCCGAGAACGACCCCGACGACGCGGTGCGGGCCGCCGCGACCGACGCGCTGGCCGCCATCGCGGGCCGCAAATAACCCGTGAGTTTAAATGGAGCTGAAAGGCGACGACTATTGCTTCGGTTGCGGCGCCGCGAATCCCGTGGGTTTGCGGCTCCAGTTTGACGTCGACGCCGTGAAGCGTTCGGCCGAGGCGACGTTCAAGCCCCGCCCCGAGCATCAAGGTTACACCGGCGTAACGCACGGCGGCATAATCGCGACCTTACTCGACGAGGCGATGTTGAAGCTGTGTTGGGAGCTCGGCATCCCCGCCGTCACGGCGAGGTTGGAGGTGGAGCTGAAGAGGCCGGTGCCGGTGGGCGAGGAGCTGCGGGTCCGGGGTTGGATCGCGGCGGACAGGGTAAGGATGGTCGAGGCCGAAGCCGAGATTAGGAATTCGTCGGGAGAGCTGGTGGCTCGCGGCCGGAGCACGGCGGTCGTCAAGGGCCCGCGCCGACGGCGCGGGCGGCCTTCGGATTAAAGGTGAAGATTTTAGGGCTGGAAACTTCCTGCGACGAAACGGCCGCGGGCGTCGTCGACGACGGCGTCCGTTTGATTTCCAACGTCGTAGCGAGCCAGGCGGGCCTTCACGCGCCGTACGGCGGCGTCGTGCCCGAGCTGGCGTCGCGCGAGCACGAGGTCAACCTACTCCCGGTAACGGAGGGCGCGCTCGAGCCGGTGGGGGGGCTGCGGGGCGTAGACGCGCTGGCGGTAACGGTAGGACCGGGTTTGCAGGGCTCGCTGCTGGTGGGGATGACGTTCGCCAAGGCGGTGGCGCATGCCGCCGGCCTGCCGGCGTACCCCGTGAACCACCTGGAGGGGCACCTCGCGGCGCTGCGGCTGATGGAGGGGCCGCCCGAGCCGCCGTTTGTAGCGCTTTTGGCCACCGGCGGCCATACCGCGCTCTACGACGTCGTCGGCTGGGGGGAATACCGCCTGCTCGGCGAGACGCGCGATGACGCCGCCGGGGAGGCTTTCGACAAAGTGGCGCGGTTGCTCGGGATGCCGTATCCCGGCGGGCCGCCCGTAGAACGCGCCGCGGCCGAGGGCTCGCCGACGTTCGCGTTCCCGCGGCCTATGTTGGGCCGCGGTTTGGCGTTTTCTTTCGCCGGCCTGAAGACCGCGGTATCCTTGAAGGTAAAAGAGTTGGGCGAGGGGGAGACGGCCCGCCGACGCGCGGACCTCGCGGCCTCGTTCCAGGAGGCGGCCGTCGGCGTCCTGGCGGCGAAGGCGCTCCGCGCTTGCGCGGAGTTGGGTAGGAAAGCGCTCGCGGTCGTGGGGGGCGTAGCGGCCAACCGGCGGCTCAGGGAGGCGGTCGCGGCCGGCGACGTCGAACCTTACTGGCCCCCGGCCGAACTTTGCGGCGACAACGGCGCGATGGTAGCGGCGGCGGGTTTTCTCGCCGCGGCCCGGGGCGAGCTTCTGGACGCCGCGGCGGACCCGGCGCCCTCGGCCGCTATCGGTTAGTGCGGCGGGAGAATTAACTTGCGTTATAATTAGTTTATCGGTTATAATCCGGCGCAGGAGTGGGGAAGTCTAAGCACCCATGGCTATCTGGGATTTTATAGCTCGGTTAGTAAGCTATCCGGTTTACTTCCGCGCCGAGACGGCCTTCGCCGTTCTGTTGGCGATGGTAATCGGCGGCCTCGTTTACTTCTTCTTCAAATTTAACCGCGACGTCTTTCGGACCACCGATATTTTCTGGGTGGCCGACGCCGCGGCGGTCCTGTTTATCGTAATATTCTCGGTGCTGGTTAAGAACTTCGTCGCGTCTGCGATACTGGTTGCCGCGTTCCTGGTGGCGGCCACGGCGGAGGTCATCTATTTAACGCGCCGCGGGACGAGTACCATCGCCTTGCGGAGAGACGCCAAGATCGCCGTTATGCCTATGTTATTGGGCGGGACGGTCGAGGAAGATTGGCGTCTCGGCTACGGCCTGGCGGACGTGGTATCGCGCTGTCTATCGGCGTACGACGTATCGGTTATGGACCCGTTTCGCGCGGCGACGGGGTACGTGCGGCGGGGCGTGGTGTCCGAAGCCGAGGTCGTAGAGTGGGGGGAGGCGCTGGAGGTAGATTATTTAGTAATAGGGCGGGCGCGGAGAGTGGGGCGGAACTTTCAGGTGCGTTATAAAATCGCGGGGATGTTCGAGCGGCACGATTGGCGGCGGCCGCGCATCCTCGTCGGCGGGGACCGGCCTTTCGAGGCGGCGCGCGCCATCCTCGGAGACGTCGTGGGGCTGTGCGATTTACGGGTCAAGAACGACGCGGCGCTCAGCTATTACTTGGGGCCGACGTCGTCGTCGCTCGCCTGGAGGAACTACTGCGACGGCCGTCGTTACCACATCTCGGGAACGTCCGGGGATTTGGAGCGGGCGCGCGAAGCGTACCGTCGGGCGCTGGCGGAGGACGAGGACTTCACGCTCGCGGCGGTCGCCGCGGTGGAGCTTTTGTTGCAACTCGCGCGCCGGCACGTACGCGACGAGGATAAATTCCTCTCCTTTCTGGAGGAGGGGTACCGGGTGGCGCTTCGGGCCGTGCGGCAGCATCCCGAGCTCTACGAGACGCAGAACGTAATGGGCGAGGTCTTCGTCTTCCTGTCGGGCGGGCGGGACGAGGACCTCTTCCGTCGCGCGCAGACGCGCTTTCTGGAGGCGGTGCGGCTCAACCCCAATTCGGCGCGGTCGTGGTACAACCTGGCGTTGATATCGAAGTACAGCGTGCCGGAGGAGGACGTGGGTTACGCCGATTTCCTGGGCAAGGCTATCTCGGCCGACCCGTCGTACATCACGGCGCGCCTGGCGCTCGGCCGGCACCTGGACGAGAAGAACGACCACGAGGGCGCGCGGCGCCAATACCGGCTGGCTTTGACCTACAACCCCCGGAATACGTCGGCCCTGACGGAGCTCGGTTACTTCTACCTCAAACGCGGCGACGCCGAACGGGCGGTCGAAATCCTGGAGCGCAGCAAAGAGGTCGACGAGTCCAACGCTACGACGCGGTATTACCTTGGAATCGCCCATTTCCGGAAGGGCGATATGACGCGCGCCGAGGACGAGCTTTGGGCGGCGTTGGCTTTCAGGCCGCAAGTGCCGAAGTATTACCACGCATTGGCGCGGGTGTTGGAAACCAGTGAGCAGTACGCGGAGGCGATATCGGTCTGGGAGGAGGCGCTGAAAAGGGTAAGCGGCGAGGGCGAGGTGCAGAAAGTCCGGGCGCATATAAAACGTTTGGCCGATAAAGCTATAGAACGCGCGTAGGGTGGATTTAGGCCGAGTTAACAAATATAGCTTGATTTCCCGGAATATTTTTATTAGGATGGAACTCCCTGCGGTGCAAGTGATGGGGCTTAGAAGATTAGAGCTTACGACCGTTGTTTAGGGAGTCAGTCCTTGAGCGCCGGGCAAGCCGCCGCGAGCGGAAGTCCAAACCTCAAAAAGCCGGCACCCACTTTAAACAGCTGTTCCAATCTCACCCCCACACGGTACCGACGGGGTAAAAAGAGGGCCCGCAAGGGCCCCTTTTATTAATTAAAAAGCCCGGGCCACGTCGGACCCGGGCAAACCTCTTAATATTTCCGACCCTAAAGATAAAAACGCGGGGCGACCCAAATGGCCCACCCGGTGAAGTCCTCGCTGGTGGGGCCCCGTAGCGGTACTTCGCCGTATTGGGCCCAGTTGGCGAGCGTCGCTTCCCCGGTCCAATAGGTACCGTACGCTTCGACTGCCAGGGGGCCGAACAAGGCGAACTCGGCCCCGAGTCTTAGCTCCGGGCCGTAGCACACCTCTCTCGTCCACGCCGTGCCGTCAACGGTTAAGAGCCCCAGGAGCGTAGCGTCCTGGGCCGTGTCGTAGTTCACGATAAAGGTGACTATGCCCAGACCCATCTCCGGTTTTATTCGGCCGTCGAGGAATCCCGGCATGAGGAACGTGCCGCCGATGCGAAGTGGTAGGATGTGCGTCGTAAGTTTTACGGTGCGCTTGTATTGCGGGCCGGTGTAAATTGCTTCGTGCTCTTTGCGGATATTGGCGACGAAGGCGTCTATCCGGAAGTAACTGCCGAGAGTGACGCCGTAGCCCAGGCCGAAGCCCATCCCAGGCGTGATGTCGCCGAACTCGCCGTCGTGGCCCAAATACTTTTCGAAGCCTTCCACGTCCTCTGTTTTGACCCAGGCATTTGCCCGCGGCATCTCCATTTGCGGGAGAACGAACCCCGCGGTCACGCTGCCTTCGACGAACAAGGCGCCCGCGGTGCCG
Encoded proteins:
- a CDS encoding inositol monophosphatase family protein, producing the protein MGAYEPYVSFARRVAAEAGALIAENFLGSFGVDRKGATNLVTDVDRRAEALIVDAIGREYPAHAVVAEEGSSREGQSGWRWYVDPLDGTNNFAHGYPMVAVSLALAHDDEAVAGVVFDALRRETFWAERGGGAACEAGPLKVSGAETLADALVATGFPYDKHESAVDNVANFGRVTKRVMGIRRGGAAALDLAYVAAGRLDGFWELKLSPWDTAAGVLLVAEAGGRVSRVDGSAYVPGDVDVVATNGRVHEALCGLLRLEG
- a CDS encoding HEAT repeat domain-containing protein, whose protein sequence is MKAKGILALTLALAAAPVLAATLTLEEAYENLARGTLAEQCEAAEYLGVAGDEAALEPLIVALSDENPELRQCAAMALGELGSSRAVPALARALGDRDRAVQWFAATSLAKLGEPAVKMLLTELRSDDEDAVVGAAIALGRMRERRAVGPLLELLSSPDLYVREQAIEALVAIGKPSVGPLVKKLGSADPAVKKSAVVALGRLADVEAAAALVKLLGERDLVARHYAMVALRGMGPDVYNVLEDALASRNPSAQKAACEILGFARDARAIEPVAALLDDDDESVRWTAAKTLGAIDGKYAVANLIRALQDPSPRVREVTVLALGKIGHFDAVPALTTVAENDPDDAVRAAATDALAAIAGRK
- a CDS encoding PaaI family thioesterase, with protein sequence MELKGDDYCFGCGAANPVGLRLQFDVDAVKRSAEATFKPRPEHQGYTGVTHGGIIATLLDEAMLKLCWELGIPAVTARLEVELKRPVPVGEELRVRGWIAADRVRMVEAEAEIRNSSGELVARGRSTAVVKGPRRRRGRPSD
- the tsaD gene encoding tRNA (adenosine(37)-N6)-threonylcarbamoyltransferase complex transferase subunit TsaD — its product is MKILGLETSCDETAAGVVDDGVRLISNVVASQAGLHAPYGGVVPELASREHEVNLLPVTEGALEPVGGLRGVDALAVTVGPGLQGSLLVGMTFAKAVAHAAGLPAYPVNHLEGHLAALRLMEGPPEPPFVALLATGGHTALYDVVGWGEYRLLGETRDDAAGEAFDKVARLLGMPYPGGPPVERAAAEGSPTFAFPRPMLGRGLAFSFAGLKTAVSLKVKELGEGETARRRADLAASFQEAAVGVLAAKALRACAELGRKALAVVGGVAANRRLREAVAAGDVEPYWPPAELCGDNGAMVAAAGFLAAARGELLDAAADPAPSAAIG
- a CDS encoding tetratricopeptide repeat protein, yielding MAIWDFIARLVSYPVYFRAETAFAVLLAMVIGGLVYFFFKFNRDVFRTTDIFWVADAAAVLFIVIFSVLVKNFVASAILVAAFLVAATAEVIYLTRRGTSTIALRRDAKIAVMPMLLGGTVEEDWRLGYGLADVVSRCLSAYDVSVMDPFRAATGYVRRGVVSEAEVVEWGEALEVDYLVIGRARRVGRNFQVRYKIAGMFERHDWRRPRILVGGDRPFEAARAILGDVVGLCDLRVKNDAALSYYLGPTSSSLAWRNYCDGRRYHISGTSGDLERAREAYRRALAEDEDFTLAAVAAVELLLQLARRHVRDEDKFLSFLEEGYRVALRAVRQHPELYETQNVMGEVFVFLSGGRDEDLFRRAQTRFLEAVRLNPNSARSWYNLALISKYSVPEEDVGYADFLGKAISADPSYITARLALGRHLDEKNDHEGARRQYRLALTYNPRNTSALTELGYFYLKRGDAERAVEILERSKEVDESNATTRYYLGIAHFRKGDMTRAEDELWAALAFRPQVPKYYHALARVLETSEQYAEAISVWEEALKRVSGEGEVQKVRAHIKRLADKAIERA